The region ACGCCCGCGCCTGCGCCCGCGCCTGCGCCCGCGCCTGCGCCGCCGCGCTCACGAGACCTTTGGCTCTCTCGCGCCAGGAGCGGAAGGACGACGGGATCGCCGACTGCTCCAGAGGTGAGCGACGTTTGcgaacggcggcggcggtggcgggctCATCcgtcacttttctttctttctttcttgcaaGCGCTGGAGCTGAATCCAGACTACGTGAAGGCCTTGCTGAGGAGGGCGGAGCTCTACGAGCAGACGGAGCAACTGGAAAAGGCGCTGGACGACTACCAGGCGGTTCTGGAGCGAGACCCCGAGCAGACGGCGGCCAGGCGGGCCTGCGCGGTGAGTTGGGGGCCCTTTGCTTGCCGGATCCATCCCTCCCATTTTCTACTTGCGAGGCTCGCGGGTGAGCCCGAGTCAAATTGGGGCCAGTCGGGAAAAGTCGACGGGACCAGCCGCCATTTGCTTTTTGTTCCTGCGCCCAAGCCAGTCGAAGCAAGATGCTTTATTGACGCAACTCTGTCGAGGAGTCTCGGGGAAGACAAACGTGGTGCTTTGCTGCCTTTATTTGTTGCAATATTGAAAGTGTCTAACGCCAGGCCGACCGCTCGCTGTCCCCGCAGAGGCTACCGCAGCAGATCCACGAAAAGAACGAGAAGCTGAAGGCAGAAATGTTGGGTAATGGTCGGCAGGCGCCTCTccgcgtgcccccccccacccctctccgaGCGGCGATTGAGCGTGACCTCTGTTGACCCCGGCAGGTAAGCTGAAGGACCTGGGGAACCTGGTCCTGCGACCGTTCGGCCTGTCCACCAACAATTTCCAGGTCAACCAGGACGCCGCCACGGGCTCCTACTCCATCAACTTTGTCAACAAGGCCGGCGACACGTGAAATAAAAGCCTTTGCCGTCCCACCCCGCTGCCGGGCTGATCAATGACCAATCGCTCGGGCGGTGACACAATGAACGCTTTAATGAAACCAGGACGCGGCCAAAAGCTTTCACTGAGCTCTCCTGGACAGCAGCATCTCCCGAATGTTGTCCTCCGCCTCCTTGACGCTGCGTTCCAggtacaccttcttctgctGGAGGCCACAAACGCatgacagtttttattttttttggggggggggggtcaaattgtTTCACAAAATTAGGATGAGCCCATCACTTTTTTAGAAGGCGGTCGCCAAACGCCCCGTCGCGCGTTGGCGCGTTGGGCTGACAAAGGCGCCTCACCTCCAGTTCTTTGATTTTCTCCTCGGCCGTCTTCTGCTTGACCTTCAGCTGCTGCGCGATGTCGTCCTTGGACTGCAGGATGAACCTGAAGCGGCGCGCGTGGGCAGGCGTCAGGCGACTGACGGTTTTCGGGCAGCGCGGCTCGGCGCGGCGGGCGACTCACATGCGTCCGACGCCCTCGTACATGCGCGTGCTGTCGCCCAGCGTGCTGATCTCGGCGTGCGTGAGCTTGGCGTGCTTCTGCACGTGCGTCAGCTGCTCGATCTGCAGGTCGGCCAGCTTCACCTTCTGCTGCGTGTCGATCATCTTCACCTGCAGCTCCGAGAAGGCCTGGCGCCCGCAAACCACACGCGCGCTTGCATTCAAAACcggacggtgggggggggggggggcgtgtaacCGGGTCAGTCGCGTGTCACACCCGAGTCAAATGATCGGGATGACGAGCGGgccttccgcagagcttgccgaTCGTTTTGATTCGGGTGTGCCGCACAACAGACGGGGGCGCAGCGGCCCCTCGAGGACTGGACTTGGACATCCGCGTAGGAAACAACGGACCGGTCGCatatagcaataaaactgaattcctccttataggcactaaatccaatctaaacaaaataaacaacttctccattcccttcgaaagctcttccatctccccctcccctcaggtcaagagtctgggtgtcatccttgatagcaccctctccttcacctcacatatcaaccacatcactcgttctgcatattatcatcttcgaaacatccaccggctccgctcttctctcactcctcagtccactgctatacttgtacacaccctcgtcacctcgcgactcgattactgtaattcccttctgtttggtctccctcaaaaaaccctccataagcttcagctggtccaaaattcagccgcccgcattatcacactcacgccatacataaaccatattacacctgtcctccaacatctccactggcttcccattttacaccgcattcaatataaaatcctgctactcacattcaaatccattcatgacctagcccctccatacctatctgacctcatccatattcctacgcctgtccgctctcttcgttcctcctcctctgtcctcctctctgtcccccctgctcgcctcgtcaccatgggaaatagagccttcagtcgctctgctccccagctatggaactcactccccgctgaccttcgtaatacagcctcattaacacatttcaaatcccgcctcaaaacacatctgtttcgacaagcctattcactcagaccataaagccattgttttatttatttattttgttgtattttttcttatcttatttgatgtagttttttaacattgtactcgtgattttaactgcttgttgtaaggtgtccttgagtttctagaaaggcgcccacaaataaaatgtattattattattattattattatatttagacGAAGACCGCAGCGGCCAGTCAGTCTCGTAGACGCGCGCGACCGGTGCCGTTCCCTTCCATTGCCAATTTCGAAGCGAACGCGCAAggtccacacggggaggcccgAGCGGAGATTCGAACCCAGAAGCGGCGAGACCACACGAGACGAGGCAGGCGTGTTCACCCGGCGTCAACGTCGAGAATGGCTCGAATCGAGGGTCTCGAGAACAAGTGCACCTCGTGTACGTGTTGGAAAGCGATCCAACTCGTGAAGGCGGCTTCGTTCGCTCAATTACCTTCTTCAGCTCCAAATCCACGGGCGCCGCCATTTTCTTTAAGGTTGGACAGCGCATGCGCGCGACAACATCCGCTCCCCCTCAACTCAACGACGCacgattgcttttattttattttttaaacgtctATGAGCGAGATTACTAACGTTTGTCGCCAGAGTGTTTTATGATcacgtgtgggggggggttagtttttatgttgttttgataACGCCATAGTGAACCTTGAAACTGACTTAAACAGCACAGCGATTCATTCCAAAATAGATTCGACATGAAGATAGACGACAAAATGAGACGCGAAGCCACCCCAAATTCAATTGGTGAACGTATTCGTCGTCCGTGGCCTGGGAGCGTCTCTCTTCCAACCGGAAACACGTCATCTGGTTTTCCAGACTCCAAGAGGAGGACGGACAGACGCCTGACAAACGAACGCACTTGACTAACTCGACTCACTCACGGCGACACCAAGCGAACAAAAGAGGAGCATGGCGACTCCTCCGAggctctttctctttctctctctctctctctctctctctttctctggtgGTCTTTGGATGACACTTGGGGCCACTGGGATGGGTTCATCTGTGAGAAACCAAGCCAGGTTTTTGAATGAGAGCCCCAGAAGGCTGCGCCAGGTCAACGCCGACCACTTGAAGACCAGAGTCCAGCCTGCGGCTCTTTTCCAAAGGCTTGCGCGCCGACcttcttctttctcttttcttcGTTTGGTGGTGAATGAGTGACATGAAATGTTTTCACGGCCGCTAGCAATCATTGTCCTCACCATTGTGCAAGCGCGCCCCCGGCCGTCAACGTTCAATGTCCAACCCCGCCGACACGTGTCGGCCGCGCCGCACGAGACCCTCGGCGGTGTTTTCAGCTGGCGACCTTCCTCGCGACCGCTCGCCCGCCGTCTTGTTTGTTGCTCCGAGTCACGGGGGGGAATTCCGAGCGGAGGTCGCCGCGGCGCCGGGCGCAGCTGGACCTTCCGACGACGGGTCCGCCGCGTGTCTGCGTGCGCGTCCCGTGATTGGctagcgaccagtccagggtgtaccctgcctcttctGGCCAcagccctttaaaaaaaagccatgaaaatgcatttttccagGTCCTAACAAACGAGCAATATTCCAAGAGACGAGTTGGCATTCGGTATTCCGAAATGCTTTGCTCTTCTAGGTGAAGTTTAGGCCACAATCCAGGAACCCACAAGAACTGTGGCCATTTCCTTCAATTTGAGCGGCACTCTTACAAAAGTGTCCTTGACGCAAATTGAAAGACCGTTAGGAGGTTTAATTCTCCGGTTAGAAGTTGTTCTTATgtaaggggggggaggggcagtaAGTTTTGGAGACATTTCCCCGAAAGTTGTCGTCATCTTGCGGGGAGTGCTTTTGTGACCTCTGTGCTGGCACTGATCCAACGTTAGGAACTTGGAACGCTCCGGCGGCTAACCGGCGGACACTTGTCATGAGCGGCAGAGCGCGCGTGTTTTGCGCTTGTCGGCATGTCCGATGACTCATCATCATCGTGGCTCACGTGAACATTAACAGACGCCGCGGCGGGATGCGGTGGGGGTCAAGCTCGGGGCGGGAGTTGCGGCGGGGGTTGAAGACGGCGGCGCGCAAAGTGTCAAAGTCTGCGCCCCCAAAGGAAGACGCGTCTCCGCCGTCCGGCCTTTGGGTCCTGGTGCCGCGCAGTGAGCGAACGGCTGCCGGCGGGAGGAAATCCACTTGTTTGCCGACGTGCGCACCTTTAATCCGTTAAGGCGACTCAGCAGACCCCCGGCAAATTGTGAGCAAGAGccgaccgccgccgccgccgtggcGACTTTCAGCGGCACGGGTGgcgtgagacttttttttttttttgacaggtcCATTTGAAGACGAGAAGAAGAACGGACGGCGTCAGGATGGGCTTCAGTGAGCTGCTGGATGAGGTGAGTAATCGGATTCCAAGGAGCGAGCTGGCGACCAGTCGCTGGCGCGCGATTGGCTCCAACTCCATACGCGGTCCAAATGAGCAGCAAGAAGTTTGAATGTCGCGGCGGTCCAGTGGGAACTTTGGCTCCGCATCTCGGCGGTAAATCTGCGCGTGTGCGACCGGTCAGATGGGCGGTTTCGGCCGCTACCAGTGGCTCCACGTGACCCTCATCAGTTTCCCGGGTCTGCTGATGGCGAGTCAGAACCTCTTGAACAACTTTGTGTCCGGAACGCCCGACCACCACTGCCGGCTGTCGACCAATCACAGCCTGTGGAACCTCACGCGGCACGTAAGTGATCGGCGTCCCAGGCGGTCGGGGGGCCGCGCGCCTAACGCCGCGTCCTCGTGTTTTAGATGGACCGGCGAGACGCGTTGAAGGCCTTCATCCCTCCGGACCCCTCCGGAACCCGGCTGGACCGCTGCAGCAGGTCGCTCGGCGACCCGTCGACGTCGGTTGCTCCGGTGCCCGAACGCCGGCTAAACGCCGGCTGGCTTTCAGATACGTGACGCCGCAGTGGCAGCTGCTGAGCGCCAACGGCTCGGTGAACACCAGTCACCTGGAGACGGAAAGCTGCGTGGACGGCTGGACTTTCGACAGCTCCGAGTTCATCGCCACCACCGTTTCCGAGGTGAGGGGATGCGGCCCGGCCGGAAATCGCTCGGGAAATTCAAGCGAGCATGGAAAGTGCGTGGGCGGGAGTTGGAAAGATCCCGTCGCAAGTGGACGAGCTCTGTGGAAGCGGTTCAGGAGGACGCGTGCCAACGAGCGTGGTCTGGCCTTGTGCATCTTCAGTGGGATCTGGTGTGCTCGCTGCGTCCCCTCAAGCAGATGATCCAGACGGTGTACATGGGCGGCCTCTTGGCGGGCGCCGTCGTCTACGGCGGCCTGTCCGACAGGTGAGCCTCTCGGCTCCTCCCTCCGCGCGGCCAGGAACCAGGAAGCAGGAAGCAGGAAGCAGGGCGGCCTGTGTTTCTGTCTCAGGTGGGGGCGGCGCTCCATCCTGATTTGGTCCTACCTGCAGCTGGGCGTCCTGGGCTCCTGCTGCGCCCTGTCGCAGTCCTTCTGGGTCTACTGCGTCTTCCGCTTCCTGAGCGGAATGGCCGTGTCGGGCATCATCCTCAACACCGTCTCCCTGAGTAAGCGCTTGCTTGCGCCGGGTCTCGGGGGGGCCCCGTCAGCCGGACCCACGCTCTTGCCGTTTGTCCTCAGAGGTGGAGTGGATCCCGACCAAAACCAGGACTTTGGTGGGCACACTCACCTCCTTCTACTTCACCTTTGGCCAACTGCTCCTGGCCGGCTTGGCTTACTGGCTGAGGGACTGGAGGAAGCTGCACTTGGTGGTGTGCTTGCCGCACATCGTCTCCTTTGCCTGCAGCTGGTCCGTTCTCATTCCTGACtcggttgcccccccccccccgcaaatcGCCGTCCGACCCAAACGTGTCACCGCTCAGGTGGTTAGCCGAGTCGCCGCGCTGGCTGATTCTCAAGGGAAGGTCCCGGGACGCCTTGAAGACCCTCCACAGAGTCGCTCGCATCAACGGAAAACCCGAAGTGGCCGACAAGCTGACGCCGGAGGTTTTGCCCGTCACGCGGCCGCAAATGACGCCTGGCGGCGATCCGGCGTTGCTCGGCCACGGGCGCTGAACGCGTGTGACCCGCAGGTGCTTCGCTCCCACATGAGCAAGGAGCTGGAGTCCGATCGCAAGATGCTGAGCGCCTACGACCTGTTCCGGACGGCCGGCATGAGACGCATCTCCGTCGGCCTCGTCGCCGTCTGGTGAGGGACCACCCGAGCTAAGCGGCTAACGTTAGCGCATACAAGTGGCCAATTTCCGAGACTCGAGTTGACTTTGTCATTCACGAACCCTTCGGGAGATGGGGGCGTGGGACGTGGGGGGAGGCGGGCCAGCGCGCCGGGCCCGTCGCCACCCGACCTGACTCTGGCCTCGTTTCCTGCAAGAGACGAGATTCCCGActtccccccgccgccgccggccgctCGCGTGACGCTCTTCCGTGTAACTTTGCCAGGTTCTCCACCAGCTTCGCGTACTACGGTTTGGTGCTGGACCTGCAGAAGTTCGGGGTGAGCGCGCTCACGTTTTGGGCCGGGCGGGGCCACGGCACGCTAAGCTAAGAGCTGCCGTTCCTCGGCGCAGGTGAGTATTTACGTGATGCAGCTCATCTTTGGAGCCGTGGATTTTCCCTCCAAGTTCGTGGCTCTGGCGATGCTCAGCTTCCTGGGGAGGAGGGTGACGCAGGTCTTGTGCCTCCTCATGTCCGCCCTCTTCATCTTCGCCAACATCTTTGTCCCCGCGAGTAAGGCAAAACACgcaattccaaaaaaatgcatggacaGTATAGACTTGTttcttttaggggggggggaggggcaaatGGGGGGGTTGCTTTTTTTCAAGGGACTTTGCCGATTCAGAGGCAAGCGTCTGCTTTTCCAAATGCgcacttggtgttcttctgtCAGACTTGCAGGCCATCAGAACCACGCTGGCGTGCCTGGGCAAGGCCTTCACCTCGGCGTCCTTCACCACCGTCTACTTGTACACCGGAGAACTTTACCCGACCGTCGTCAGGTATGACATCATCGCTTGATGTGGCGTGATTGGCTAGTCGGCGACGAGCGAGGGAGTTTACGTCAGAGTTGTCTACGTTGACAAAATGCGCTCGGTTGCTCCGCAGGCAAACGGGGATGGGTCTGGTGTCCACCATGGCCAGAGTGGGCAGCATGGCGGCGCCCGCCGTCCTCATCCTGGACGAGGTAAACCCGCACGCTGGAATTGTCGGGCCGTCGTTGCCGGCGCGGCCTCCCCCCAATGCCGTCTGCCGGCCCCCGCAGGTGCTCCCCGCCCTGCCCAGCGTGGTGTACGGGGGCGCGGCCGTGCTGGCTTCGGGCTTCGCTTGCTTGCTGCCGGAGACGCTCAACGTTCCGCTGCCGGACACCGTCCGGGACGTGGAGGAGAAATGGTGAGCGGGACGAGCGGCGAACGCCAACGACGGGAGGCTCCGTCCGACCGCCGGCCGGGTTCCGACCGTTACCGCGTCTCGCGGCCGCCTGTTGACCGAGGTGTGTATCTCTGAAGGTCCGGAAGAAGCCTCGCCGCTCAGAAGCGGAAGAAGACGGACCCTTCGTCAGAGGATGAACAAGTGGGGCTGTCTTTAAAGCAAGTGAAAGAAGTCGAAGGCGGCGGTCTCAACGCCCTCTGACCAATCACGGATCACGTCGCGGGCGCTCGCATCCTTGGCGGATGCGATCGCTCGATCCGCATTTCCTTTGTTGAATCGTATTCGTGATTGCAACGCGGCTTTCGTTAATCTGAATTAATCAATGATTGATTTGAGGCCCGACCAATGTGCTCTTGCACAATGTGCGAAGGAGGCGCCAATGGTGTCGTGTTTCATTTTCAACCGCGCGACAATCCTAATCTTGTGTGTCGACATTTGTTTGCAAGAAATAACTTGGGGTGAAGTCCACATTTGAACTCCTTCAGTAAACTGACCCAAAGGCTTAGCGTTAATGAATCAACGTACACGTGAACCAAGAGTTTGGGTCCACCAATGAACACTTGAAATCCAATGTCATCAATGTCACGCCTTTAAATTTTGAGCCAATGCAGAAAGACAAGACCGAGACAACTGAATTTATTCATGTTTCATCCGAGTGACGTGAATAATTAGCAACTGCTCGTGTCTTGCCGTCATAtcttttcttcttgtcatttatttgttttcttgaggaatgaaaaaaaagtgtatgttGTGAAAGTCTGCTtgagtcactttttttctgcttatcAACGGGATGCTGGCCGATGTTTTTGTTTGGCGTCTCAGAAGAAGCCACTTCGATGACGTCATTCCACTTCCGCATCTCAGACGAATCGGAGCGCATCGGTTCCTCGGGCTTTCGTTTGACCGACGACGTCGTCGGCCAATCGCGGGCTTCCGATTCTCCGAACCTTTGTACAGGAGGGGCGGGCGCGGCGACGCGCGCTCGCTCGCATAGCGGAAGAAAATGGCGGCCGTGGCCACCGAGCCAGGAGCTGCGGCGATTCGCACAACGGCGACGACCGACGACGGCTCACCGGAATCGGGCCCCAGCGGCCCGGGGCGCACGCAGGTCTCCCAGGACCCCGAGAGATTGCCGGAGCACGAGCCGGCCGTGGAGTTGTATCGGCCTCGCTCGGGAGACTCCGGCAACGGGGAGGACCGCCGCCATGTCAGGCCAGAGCCGCAGCCGCAGCCGGAGCCCGCGGTGGGAAAAGTCCAAGGTGAGGCCGCCGGCGACCCGCTCGTCCACGACCGCGGAGCCGGCGTCTCTCCCGGGGAAGCGGCGCGGAACGGCTCGGCGCAGGCGGCGTACCCGAGCATCCTCGCGCAGCCCAAGCCCACCTCCTCCGCCGTCTTCCTGCACTCCTTCCCGGCCGCCGAGGCCGGCCTTTCGCTGGCGGAACCGGCGGAACCGACCACCAACGCCGCGGGCCGGGACCGAGGCTACGCGGCTTCGGTCCAACCGGAGCGAAGGCCCGCCGCTAGCCACGACGCCGGACGGGAAGGGGATCCGGAGCCCGAGGAGACGTGCGCGGGCGGCGGGTCGCCGCATCCGGACGGCAAGCCGGCCGAAGCCTCGGCCGAAGCCGAGACGGGTCCTTGCGCCCCGCGGCTCGGCGCCTGCGTTCAGGACCTGAGCCTCAGCCTCGGCTCCGAGGTCCGGGTCTCTTTGGACCACGTCATCGATGACGCGCTGGTCGTGTCCTTCCGGGTGGGCGAGAAGCTCTTCTCCGGGGTTCTCATGGACGTTTCCAAAAGGTAAGGCTCACGCGGCTTCTTTCTCGACGAGCTCCATCGAGTCCAAAAGGTGGGCGAGATGTGGCCACCCGCCGGGCGAATCCTCAAATCTTTTCTTGATGTCAAATGAGCCACACTCGGGGGAACGTGTTGTCTGGACGGGTCGTCCCACGCCAGTCCGTAAGGTTCTCCTTCTCTTTGCTCAGGTTCGGACCCTACGGGATTCCCGTCACGCCGTTTCCCCGACGCCAAGACCAGAGTCCACCTCAGAGGGCGGCGATGCCGGCGGAAGCCGCAGCcccaaagcaggaagcgccCGCGGAGAAGGACTCGCCGCCGTCTTGCCCGTGGAGCGCCAAGCCGCCCCCGCTCTTCCAGGAGGGGGCGCCGTACCCGCCCCCGCTCTTCATCCGGGACACCTACAACCAGGCGCTACCTCAGCCGCCGCCCCGCAAGATCAAAAGGCCCAAGCGCCGTTACCGCTGCGAGGAGCCCACCTCCATCATGAACGCCATCAAGCTGCGCCCCCGCCAGGTGCTGTGCGACAAGTGCAAGGGcgcggcggccgcggccgggcggcggcCGGGCCCCGTGGACCTGAGGGGCGAGGAGGCGTCGCGGCGGCGGAGGGCGGCGGAGGGGCCCGTGTCGGCCGAGGTCAAGCGACTGAGGAGCGACGACAAAAGCGGGCGCGGCGACAGACGCCCCCCGCCGGGGATCCGCGTGTCCGCCGCCGGCGCTCCCGCCTCCTCGCGCCGCGTCCTGCGGGCCgtgtcctcgtcctcctccattCGCCTGAAGCTGAACTCCAAGAAGGTTCTGGCCAAGGGAACCTCGGCGGATTGCGCCAAGAAACTGCCGCGGAACTCgcagccgccgcccccgccgccgccgccgctcgggGAGAACCAGGACCGAGAGGGCGGCGGCAAGGCCTTGACGCGTGCGGCGGCCTTGCAGAATCACAACCGGAACCAGAAGGTCCACTTCACCCGCCGCCTGCAGCACCCGGGCGCCTCGCACACGGCGCTGCCGCCTCGGATGCGCCTCAAACCCCAAAGGTATCGTACCGACGACGCTCAGGCCCCCCCCTCCGCTTCCTCTTCCTCGCCTCCCAAACACGGCGCTCGCTCGGCCAGCCCCAGCCCCGCGCCGCGCCTCGCCCCCGCTCCGACGCCGCTCCCTTCTTTTTGTGCCGGCGCggaggctcctcctcctccgccgccgccgcccccttgCCCCCTCCCGCACCGCGGCCTTTCGGAGAGCGCGGAGCCGCCGTCCTCGGcgtccccccgcccgccctcggcCGAGCCTCGGGTCGGCGACGAGGAAGGGGGCGAACCCAAGCGGCGTCGCAAGTCTTccacgtcgtcgtcgtcgtcgtcctcttcctcgtcgACGACGTCGTCGTCCTCGGCGGTCTCCAAGTCGGTGTCGAAAAGCCTGCTGCCCGACGGGCGGCCGGTGTGCGTGGGCGACATCGTGTGGGCCAAAATCTACGGCTTCCCCTGGTGGCCGGCGCGGGTGCTGGGCATCACGGTGGCGCGGCGGGCCGGCGGCGCCGCCTCGGCGGGGCGGCAGGAGGCGCGCGTGTCCTGGTTCGGCTCGCCCACCACTTCCTTCCTGCCGCTGTCGCAGCTCTCGCCCTTCCTGGAGAGCTTCCAGTCGCGCTTCGACAGGAAGAGGAAGGGCCCCTACCGCCGCGCCATCTCCGAGGCCGCCAGCGCCGCCAAGCAGCTGACGCCCGAAGTGCGCGCGCTGCTCACGCAGTTCGAGACGtagcccccccgtcccccctccGCCCGCCCCTTTgctctgggggcgggggggggggaggacttTCTTATTTGGACGGAGGCTTCTCACCCCCGAGATTCTTCAGGTGTCGCGAGACCCATTTGGAGCGGCCTTAACTTGCCGGCGCGTCCCACCCTCCCTCGAGATGCGCCGCTGGCGTTTTTCCTGCACGCGAGTCCCAATCGTGCGTGAAAGTGTCTGCCGAGACCGAGCCCCCGGTCGGATCTCGCCAACGGGggcttttccttttcaaaaatcatttcaatgaaGGGATAGCGGGGCGCTCACTTTTTACAACCCTGAaagtgaacaaaacaaaatgattgaTTGGACGCCGCCGGGTCCCGGCATGTTTGtggcgttttgttttcagttttggttttgtgtcCGTTTCGAAGGTTGGCCGgcgggagcaaaaaaaaaaaacaacaacaacaacaatcgctACAGTTGTCCTGTTTTGGAATCGAGGATGAAGCGATGATTCAAATCGGTCCAATTCCCCCAAAATGTCATCGGTCCGTCATGACGGATGCCGAAAATCTGCCAATGTTGACTGTTGAGGTTGAAATTGTGAGCATTTGGGACAATGTTCTCTCCAACAAGGACTCTGAAAGTTGAATTGATCCGAGTCGGCGGCGGTTCATCTGAGCAGCGATGCGTCGGCCGTTTGCCGCGGCTGCGCCTTATTTATTGCATTGGACGGCAAATGGCCTCATTTCACCCACGCTAACGTGTGCCGCGGCGAATCACTGGACTAAGCAAgtcaggtggatttttttggggggggcggtcatGTTATGCTGAAGCTGAAAACTGATCAAAACTG is a window of Hippocampus zosterae strain Florida chromosome 16, ASM2543408v3, whole genome shotgun sequence DNA encoding:
- the pfdn1 gene encoding prefoldin subunit 1 — translated: MRCPTLKKMAAPVDLELKKAFSELQVKMIDTQQKVKLADLQIEQLTHVQKHAKLTHAEISTLGDSTRMYEGVGRMFILQSKDDIAQQLKVKQKTAEEKIKELEQKKVYLERSVKEAEDNIREMLLSRRAQ
- the oatx gene encoding solute carrier family 22 member 6 isoform X1, encoding MGFSELLDEMGGFGRYQWLHVTLISFPGLLMASQNLLNNFVSGTPDHHCRLSTNHSLWNLTRHMDRRDALKAFIPPDPSGTRLDRCSRYVTPQWQLLSANGSVNTSHLETESCVDGWTFDSSEFIATTVSEWDLVCSLRPLKQMIQTVYMGGLLAGAVVYGGLSDRWGRRSILIWSYLQLGVLGSCCALSQSFWVYCVFRFLSGMAVSGIILNTVSLKVEWIPTKTRTLVGTLTSFYFTFGQLLLAGLAYWLRDWRKLHLVVCLPHIVSFACSWWLAESPRWLILKGRSRDALKTLHRVARINGKPEVADKLTPEVLRSHMSKELESDRKMLSAYDLFRTAGMRRISVGLVAVWFSTSFAYYGLVLDLQKFGVSIYVMQLIFGAVDFPSKFVALAMLSFLGRRVTQVLCLLMSALFIFANIFVPANLQAIRTTLACLGKAFTSASFTTVYLYTGELYPTVVRQTGMGLVSTMARVGSMAAPAVLILDEVLPALPSVVYGGAAVLASGFACLLPETLNVPLPDTVRDVEEKWSGRSLAAQKRKKTDPSSEDEQVGLSLKQVKEVEGGGLNAL
- the oatx gene encoding solute carrier family 22 member 6 isoform X2 — its product is MGFSELLDEMGGFGRYQWLHVTLISFPGLLMASQNLLNNFVSGTPDHHCRLSTNHSLWNLTRHMDRRDALKAFIPPDPSGTRLDRCSRYVTPQWQLLSANGSVNTSHLETESCVDGWTFDSSEFIATTVSEMIQTVYMGGLLAGAVVYGGLSDRWGRRSILIWSYLQLGVLGSCCALSQSFWVYCVFRFLSGMAVSGIILNTVSLKVEWIPTKTRTLVGTLTSFYFTFGQLLLAGLAYWLRDWRKLHLVVCLPHIVSFACSWWLAESPRWLILKGRSRDALKTLHRVARINGKPEVADKLTPEVLRSHMSKELESDRKMLSAYDLFRTAGMRRISVGLVAVWFSTSFAYYGLVLDLQKFGVSIYVMQLIFGAVDFPSKFVALAMLSFLGRRVTQVLCLLMSALFIFANIFVPANLQAIRTTLACLGKAFTSASFTTVYLYTGELYPTVVRQTGMGLVSTMARVGSMAAPAVLILDEVLPALPSVVYGGAAVLASGFACLLPETLNVPLPDTVRDVEEKWSGRSLAAQKRKKTDPSSEDEQVGLSLKQVKEVEGGGLNAL
- the pwwp2a gene encoding PWWP domain-containing protein 2A gives rise to the protein MAAVATEPGAAAIRTTATTDDGSPESGPSGPGRTQVSQDPERLPEHEPAVELYRPRSGDSGNGEDRRHVRPEPQPQPEPAVGKVQGEAAGDPLVHDRGAGVSPGEAARNGSAQAAYPSILAQPKPTSSAVFLHSFPAAEAGLSLAEPAEPTTNAAGRDRGYAASVQPERRPAASHDAGREGDPEPEETCAGGGSPHPDGKPAEASAEAETGPCAPRLGACVQDLSLSLGSEVRVSLDHVIDDALVVSFRVGEKLFSGVLMDVSKRFGPYGIPVTPFPRRQDQSPPQRAAMPAEAAAPKQEAPAEKDSPPSCPWSAKPPPLFQEGAPYPPPLFIRDTYNQALPQPPPRKIKRPKRRYRCEEPTSIMNAIKLRPRQVLCDKCKGAAAAAGRRPGPVDLRGEEASRRRRAAEGPVSAEVKRLRSDDKSGRGDRRPPPGIRVSAAGAPASSRRVLRAVSSSSSIRLKLNSKKVLAKGTSADCAKKLPRNSQPPPPPPPPLGENQDREGGGKALTRAAALQNHNRNQKVHFTRRLQHPGASHTALPPRMRLKPQRYRTDDAQAPPSASSSSPPKHGARSASPSPAPRLAPAPTPLPSFCAGAEAPPPPPPPPPCPLPHRGLSESAEPPSSASPRPPSAEPRVGDEEGGEPKRRRKSSTSSSSSSSSSSTTSSSSAVSKSVSKSLLPDGRPVCVGDIVWAKIYGFPWWPARVLGITVARRAGGAASAGRQEARVSWFGSPTTSFLPLSQLSPFLESFQSRFDRKRKGPYRRAISEAASAAKQLTPEVRALLTQFET